The sequence TCCTTCAAATTTGACCATATTCACGCAATATTATTGCGTCACAACCCGTGATTAGTTGGCACATCGCAATTATTAACATTTTTATAACACTAAACTTTTAAGAGGTAAAATAAAGGATGGAAATATGAATACCTCAACTCAACTGAGCCCTCTAAGAAAAACAACCAAACACGAACAAGCAGAGGCATTGGCAATAGAGCAAGCCCAGCACTTTGGAATCGATCCAAACAGTGAGTACGGAATGTCGCTGGTCGAGCTTGCAACAACCTTATACAAAGCGAACACCAAGACCCATGATCTTTGGGCAATCACCGTCGAAGGCCTATCTGATCTCGATAAAAGCGATCGCATCGCGTGGTTTAATACCAAACGATTTTTGTCGTTCCAAATCGCGAAGATCCTCGATAACTTGCAAAACCCGATGCGCGCCACTTATCAATCAATCGCCACCAACAATGGCAACTTCGCATCCAAAGGGGCATACCCTATTTTTGACAATGTGGCGGCGATCTTCTCTGCAAGCCCAGTTATCACTCGCACTGCGACCTATCTTTTCGCATGTACGGAGTGGATTGAAGATGCATTTAACGGCAAAGAGCCGTTGCACGATATCTATTCAAGGCTGCTCAACCCAACGTCAATTGCTCTTGCAAATCATATGGTCGACTTAGAAGCCGGTGGTAGAGCAAACCAATACCTTGCTTGGAACTTCAACTCCGGAATGGCAGCGATTGATGGATTACTTAGTCATTTGCTGGGCTATGAAGATATTGTTCTGGCATCACGAAACATCTATGGCGGCTCATATCAATTGCTTGAAGATTGGTTCGCTAAGCCGTCGAATCTCAATGTCGCAGTTGAGTGGGTCGATGGTTATTCTGGTGACGACTTCGCCAAACGCTTAGATGAAGTGACTGAGAAATACGCAGACCGAATAGCAAACGGCAAACGCATCTACGTCTACCTAGAATCGCCTTGTAACCCCCACGGATACGTGCTGGACGTTGCGGCCATTAGCCATGCCTCACACACTCGCGGCTGGGATGTGATTGTCGACTCAACCGTTGGTACGCCGATGCTACACCCTGTTCTTAAACGTGACGATGTTATGGAGCGCCCCGACTACGTCATTCACTCGTATACCAAGGAGCTAGCTGGCTCAGGGACAACGACTGCCGGTGTAGTAATCGGTCGCAACGAAACCATGTTTATCCCTAAAGGTGAGAGTGTTCCATTCACTAAACCCAATGGCGATGAAGTGACTATTGAGTGGAATAACTCACTGTTTTGGAACGTTTACTATATTAAGGGCGCGTTCCTCGATGCGGACAAAGCGTTTGAAGTACTAAACGGCATGAAAACCTATGAGATGCGTGTGGTACAAAAAACCATTAACACGCTAACGCTAGCGAAGATCTTCGATGCCCATCCAGATATCAATGTCTCTTGCCCTGCTCTCCCTGATAGCGATAACTACCAACACTGCCAGAAGAATATGTACTTGGGGTTACCGGCAGCGCTATTTACCATCGACATGGAAGGAAATGGAAATCGAGCGCCTATCAATCGAGAGGTGTTTAAGCAGTTCTTTGACATGCTAGAGCCTGCAATTGGTATGCAAGTCAGCCTTGGGCAAACCAATACCGTTGCTCTATGCCCGGCGCTCACCACGCACTCAGAGCTTAGTGATTCAGCGCTATCAGAGGCGGGGATAAAGCCTACCACCATGAGGCTTTCTATTGGCCTAGAAGACCCGCGCATGTTTATCGCCCACATCATAGAGGCGGCAAGCCTATCTATTGATAATAAGCATCCCGAGTTTTCACAAAGTTTTCCAAGTGCTGAGCAGATAGACGACATCTACCTGCAAACCTACACGCAGGTTCATGACAAAATCATTCGCAATCAACCCAGCTTCAATACACTAAGGCGATAGTTCCGACTGTCAGAGATGAGATAAGCGAGAGCATTGGCTCTCGCTTTGTTTTATTGTCAATTATATTATTTAATCAGATAGTTACATTATCGACATAAAAACGTCATACCACTTCTCTAAAGTCGGCGAGTCTACTTTCAAGGAGGAAACATGAAACACACACTCGCTCTATCTGCCCTGGCTATTGCTTCTGCCAGTTTACTGGGCTGCGCCTCAAGCACACCAACATCCACAAATCAGCCATTCTCGGCTGTGACAGAATTTAATATTCAATGTCTAGCTCAAACCGCGCCACAGCCCAGTGAGATGACGGTCAGCGGTCTTACTCTTGTAGGAACTTCTGTCGCTGATGCGCCGTTTGCTAGCTCTGCCGCTGAAATCGTCAGTTACGATAGCTGCACTGACAAGCTTTATGTCGTCAATGCTCAAGGCAAAACGGTTGACGTCATGTCACTTGACGAAGCGAGCGCACCAACTCTGTCCGGACAAATTGATCTTAACTCGGCTGCAGCACTGTCAGGTATTGCCATTGGTGCAGCAAACAGCGTCTCTGTGCATCAAGGATTGGTCGCAGTCGCCATTGAAAACGCGAATAAACAGAAAGCGGGTCTTATCGCATTGTACCGTTCAGATACTTTAGAGCTCATTACTACTTACCCAGCAGGCCCACTGCCGGATATGGTGAGCTTTTCCAAAGATGGACGATACATCGCATCGGCCAACGAGGGTGAACCAAATTCAGACTACTCCATCGATCCAGAAGGCTCAGTAACGCTTGTCGATTTAAGCAAAGGCCCACTCAATGCCGAGGTGACGCAAATTGACTTTAGAGACTTCAATCAAGCTGAGTCTAGACATGCTGAACTGAATGACAAGGTTCGAATCTCACATCCGAAAGCCAGCGTTGCGCAAGATCTGGAACCAGAATACTTAACCTTTGCAGACAACGGTCAAGTGTATGTCGCACTTCAAGAAAACAATGCGCTGGCTGCCATCGACGTTGAACAAAAACGCGTAGTCGGCATCTACGGACTTGGTGGCAAATCCTGGGAAACCGCTCAGCTAGATGCATCGAACAAAGACAAGATTGTTGGCAACTTACAAAGCTACCCAATGCTAGAAGGGCTTTATATGCCCGACAGCATTACCAGTTACCAAGTAGACGGTAAAACCTACATAGTGACAGCAAACGAAGGCGACGGCCGTGAATATGGGTTTGATACCACTCAGGAGCAGTGTGACCAACTAGGCTATAAATGGGATGGCGAAGAAGACCAATCAGCAACGGATTACGCGGCCAACCAGGACTTCTGTATCGCTTATGCGGATGAAGTGCGCGGTAAAAAGCTCAAGGTTGCTGACGACCACCCTCTTGCCGAGGCGCTCAAAGACAACAAACAGCTTGCACGTCTTAAAGTCATCAATCCAAAGAGTCCACTGCAGGCTGACGAAAAGGTACAAGCCTTTGGCGCTCGTTCTTTCACGATTTGGAATGACCAAGGAGAAGCTGTTTACGACAGCGGTGATGAGTTCGCAAATATTGCACTGATGAGCGACAAAGCCAACTTCAACAGTACTAACGACAACAACACATCAGCCGATGATCGTAGTGATGACAAAGGTGTTGAGCCAGAAGCCATTGAAGTCTCCTCTATCAATGGCCGTCATTACGCCTTTATTGGGCTAGAGCGACAAGGCGGTATTATGCTTTATGACGTCACCGTTCCTGAGCAAGCGCTATTCATCACCTATGTGAACAATCGTGACTTTAATCAACCGGTTTGCACTCAAGTAGACGACGGTGATTGTGCGAACGATACGTACAATCCTAAAGCCGGAGATCTTGGTCCTGAGTCCATTAAGTATTTTACAAGGCAGGGTCAACACTTCATCGCGGTAGGCAACGAAGTGAGCGGAACGACGTCAGTATTTAGACTAGATTTTTAGAATTTGACATGACCCCAAAGCTCACTGCTGTCGGGGTCATGTTTTACTTACAGATATCAAAAGTAACTTCAGACAAGTTCGTATTATCTAGAGCATAGATGCGAGCGAGATTAATAAGAGACTGAGATGCAGGGAAAATAGTTCCAACGCCTGGAGAGTAAAAAGTCTCCCCATCGGAGCACAAACTTAAGAGTATTGGCGCTTTATCCAGCGTAACATCATCTCCAGCCTCAACGTAGACAGAGTACCTGATGTCTTTCGGGCTTTCTCCATTAATAAGCTCAAGCACCTCTGCATTGTACTCATACTCATCCCAACCTGATTCACCTGAATCAACACGGACTACGGAAACTCTAGATACAACAGCTGTTAGTGGAGCTTGACGAACTGAGTTTGCCAATGCTTGCTCCATAACCTCATTCGCACTTGCAACATTAGAACAAAAATAGCACGCGATAAAGACGGCAACTTTTCCCAAAGAAATACCAGTCATCATTCCTCCGACGACGCTACGTTGGCTGATTGAGTATATATAGGCAAACTAGATAAGCTTAAGTCAAATTGGCTTGGAACAACAAAAGCTTCCCAAATATTAGCCGGGTACCTCGCAATGCTAACGCTATCGCCTTGATTTTCACCTAGAATAAACAGGTACTTTCCAGTTGAGCTTTGCCCAACGACAAAACCAACATGCCCGCCACCTCGACCGCGCTTCTTAATTGCAATAGAGCCCATTACTGGCTTATCGATCGCCTTTCCAAAGCTCATCCACGACAAAGCACGATAAGCATGCGCAACAGGCTCATACCCATGCTGTTTCATTACCCATGCTACAAATGAAGCACACCAAGCGTTTTCAGCCCCGGAATCATCCTTCCCCCAAAACCTTGACGCTGAGAAGTACCTCATAATCTGCGGGTTGGCTCGTTTTCCATGAATTTCAGTCTGCCCCAACTCACCGGAAGCCGTTAACATCCATGGTGCAGACTTAAATTTAGCTATGTTAATCAGTTTGATTTCAGAATTATTTCGTGACATCGAAGGTAAACCATTTTAGGAATCATCAATAATTGAAACCCAAAGTACATTTGCCTCATTGTCTCTTCAAACTGAAATAAAAGTGTTTAGAGCGCACCCAAACATTAGGTACTAATACTTCAACTGACAACTTGTCTATTTTGGCTATGATTCATTGAATACTGGTATTTTACACACTTCACCCAAGTCCGCTGGGCGCTTCCAAGTGTAGAGGTATTCATCAAGAAACTTGCCGCAAGGGGATTCAGTGCGCTGTTTAAGGACTTGATTGCCGCCGAGCGACTCATAGAAATGAATGGCATTGGTATTGTCGGCGAGAACCTCGAGAAAAATACCATTGTCCGGGTAGAACTTTTCCGCCCATTCGACGGCACGAACGATAAGCTGTTTAGCAACACCGCGACGCTGTGCTTGAGGTGTGACATGTAGATTATCGATGATAGTGCCGAAATCGACATTATGATTGCCAAAAAGACAAATAAACCCCACCAACTCACTATTGTCTTCCGCAACAAGGACATGTTGACTGAAAGGCGGGTTGAGCAACCTTGTCTGCCAAATCAGTTGTTTATCTTCTAGAACCGAATCATCAAGATACGATTGGCGCATGATTCCTTTATAAGCGTGTTGCCAGCTCGATGCATGTAATTGAGCCACATTTTGAAAGTCAGCATATTCTGCTACTCTAAATTCCATTTTACAGTACCTAGTGCTTTAGTTTTTACATTTCATTAAATTACATACTAGTTATCTGTAACTAAATTGCAATCCATGCTGATTACATTCCGTACAAATTGGACAAAAAGGGAGATCTCTCGCGATCTCCCTAGCAGTTTGTCGATATTGCATCAGTTTTTGTTCTCAAACCTAACAATAGGCACGAGCAAACTTACCTTGGCAACTGACAGAATAGTGCTTGGTAAAAGCCGGAATGAACATAGAATGCCCGCACTCCAACACAGCAACCTCACCATTTTCATGCGTTAAATGCACTGGCTCATCGAGCGCAAACAAGATCTCTGGCGTTTCCACCGAGAGCTCACGCTGGTGCTGATTCGCATACACGCTAAATTTAAAGTCTTTTACTGGCACCAAATAGTGCTCAGCGCCGTTCTCACGGTGGGGAGTCGATAACAAAGCTTCACGGCGTTTTGGCTCAAACACTGTACAAGCTGCCAACTCAGCAACATCAATATGCTTTGGCGTCAGGCCAGCGCGAAGGACGTTGTCGGAGTTAGCCATTATTTCAAGACCCGTCCCTTTACAATAGGCATGAGGAGTACACGCATCTAGGTACATTGCCTGGCCTGGCTCTAGGGTGAGAACATGCAAGATAAGCGGCGCGAATAAGCCGATATCACCAGGGGATCGCTCTGCTAACCAAGTAATGAGCTCAAATGTCTCATCACCTTGCTGACTGCTAGCAAAACTTAATAGGGCGTCAATGGCTCGGCATTTGATTTCCCCTTCCAGCTTCAGCAACCCGACAAAGAACTGCTCAAGTCCCTTAGGGTTCGGCTCAGAGTTGTATTTCGCAACGAGCTCAGACAACTCCAAAATATCCAATGTATTAAAGTACTTCAGTATCTCTTCATGAGGCCTAAAACCGTTCATCGCTTGATAGCGAGTTAAGGCATAAACCAATTCCGGTTTGTGATTGGGATCTTTGTAGTTTCGACTGCCCGCGTTCAAAGCCAAGCCATTTTGCTGCTCCAACAAATAGCCTTTCTCAGCTTGTTCTTTACTCGGGTGTACTTGAATCGAGAGTGCATTTTCTGCAGCAAGAACCTTGAACAAGTACGGCAACTCACCAAATTGCTGCTGTACAGAAGGGCTGAGAATAGACTCAGGGTCACCAGCTACCCATTGGTCCAGGCGAACCAAGTGATTATCGATGAAGACGTGAGAACAACCGTTAGGATGCGCACCCATCCACAGCTCGGCTTGCGGTTTATGCTCTGGGTTTTCAATGCCAAAGAGCGTCGAAATCGAGGTCTCACTGCCCCATGGGTAATCTTGGATAACATTACTCATAGGTAAAAAATATTGTTGCGTCATGAAAATTCCAACCAATCATCAAAGGGATCTTGATAGCGGACTTGTTCAAAAGAGCGCTATCAAGATCCAGGTCTGCTAACAGAGTGTCAGTCACTCAAAATAAGTTAACAGAACTCAATTTAAAACTATATAGTTTTAAATTGATAAATGATCAATACTTTCGACAAGATCAAAAATTGACAAAAAGATCAGAAAAAAAAGAAAAGCCCCCTCGGGCTCGAATCGAGGGGGCTTTTTTATTAAGGGGAGACTTTATCGGAGCGATAAAAATCTGTGGAAAGCTGAGGGGATTACTTCGCCACATCTAAAATGATAGCTTCTAGCTTATCTAAGCCTTCTGCTAAAACTTCTGACTCTATGGTTAGCGGTGGCAATAAGCGGATCACATTCGCTTTCACGCCACACGACAGTAAGATAAGACCGTTTTCTTGAGCCTTAGCAATCACCGCTTTGGTGACATCTTGCAATGGCTGCTGTGTTTGAGGGTCGGTAAACTCAATCGCCATCATTGCGCCAATAGTTCGGATTTCACCAATGGCTGGAACTTGCTTTTGCAGCGCTGTCATTCGAGCATTAACCACTTCACCGATACCTTGAGCTTTAGCACACAATTGCTCTTCTTCGATGATCTTGAGGACTTCTAAGCCCGCAATACAACCAAGTGGAGAGCCCGCGTACGTACCACCAAGGCCACCAGGAAGCGCTGAATCCATGACGTGCGCTTTACCGACTACTGCAGAGATTGGGAAACCGCCCGCAATCCCTTTCGCCATCGTCATCATGTCAGGTTCAATACCAATGTGCTCTGTTGCGAACATTTTGCCTGTACGGGCAAAACCAGTTTGGATCTCATCCGCAATCAACAGGATACCGTGCTTGTCACACAGTGCACGCACCGCTTCAGCAAAGTCTTTAGGTGCTTGATAGAAACCACCCTCGCCTTGTACAGGCTCAAAAATGATCGCCGCAACACGGCTAGGCTCGATGTCACAAGCAAACAAATCTTCAAGTGCCTGCAAGCTGTCTTGAGTGCTAATGCCATGGAACGCATTCGGATACGGTGCATGGAAGATCTCGTTCGGAAACGGTCCAAAACCCGCTTTGTATGGCGCAACCTTACCGGTTAGACCCATCGTCATGTTGGTACGACCGTGGAAGCCACCTTTAAAGGCGATAACACCGCTACGACCTGTATGTGCACGCGCCACTTTCACTGCATTTTCGACCGCTTCTGCACCAGTGGTAAGAAAGATCGCTTTCTTCTCGGTATCACCCGGAGCAAGCTCTGTGAGTTTTTCAGCCAGCTCCACAAACGATTCGTATGGGGTGACCATCGCACATGTATGAGAGAAGTTTTCAATCTGCGCTTTCACCGCTTCTG is a genomic window of Vibrio sp. CB1-14 containing:
- a CDS encoding choice-of-anchor I family protein — protein: MKHTLALSALAIASASLLGCASSTPTSTNQPFSAVTEFNIQCLAQTAPQPSEMTVSGLTLVGTSVADAPFASSAAEIVSYDSCTDKLYVVNAQGKTVDVMSLDEASAPTLSGQIDLNSAAALSGIAIGAANSVSVHQGLVAVAIENANKQKAGLIALYRSDTLELITTYPAGPLPDMVSFSKDGRYIASANEGEPNSDYSIDPEGSVTLVDLSKGPLNAEVTQIDFRDFNQAESRHAELNDKVRISHPKASVAQDLEPEYLTFADNGQVYVALQENNALAAIDVEQKRVVGIYGLGGKSWETAQLDASNKDKIVGNLQSYPMLEGLYMPDSITSYQVDGKTYIVTANEGDGREYGFDTTQEQCDQLGYKWDGEEDQSATDYAANQDFCIAYADEVRGKKLKVADDHPLAEALKDNKQLARLKVINPKSPLQADEKVQAFGARSFTIWNDQGEAVYDSGDEFANIALMSDKANFNSTNDNNTSADDRSDDKGVEPEAIEVSSINGRHYAFIGLERQGGIMLYDVTVPEQALFITYVNNRDFNQPVCTQVDDGDCANDTYNPKAGDLGPESIKYFTRQGQHFIAVGNEVSGTTSVFRLDF
- a CDS encoding TIGR02594 family protein, producing MSRNNSEIKLINIAKFKSAPWMLTASGELGQTEIHGKRANPQIMRYFSASRFWGKDDSGAENAWCASFVAWVMKQHGYEPVAHAYRALSWMSFGKAIDKPVMGSIAIKKRGRGGGHVGFVVGQSSTGKYLFILGENQGDSVSIARYPANIWEAFVVPSQFDLSLSSLPIYTQSANVASSEE
- a CDS encoding GNAT family N-acetyltransferase translates to MEFRVAEYADFQNVAQLHASSWQHAYKGIMRQSYLDDSVLEDKQLIWQTRLLNPPFSQHVLVAEDNSELVGFICLFGNHNVDFGTIIDNLHVTPQAQRRGVAKQLIVRAVEWAEKFYPDNGIFLEVLADNTNAIHFYESLGGNQVLKQRTESPCGKFLDEYLYTWKRPADLGEVCKIPVFNES
- the gabT gene encoding 4-aminobutyrate--2-oxoglutarate transaminase, giving the protein MKNQQLHERRSKVIAQGMGALYPLYVEKAENAHVWDVDGNKYIDFAAGIAVTNTGHSHPRITEAVKAQIENFSHTCAMVTPYESFVELAEKLTELAPGDTEKKAIFLTTGAEAVENAVKVARAHTGRSGVIAFKGGFHGRTNMTMGLTGKVAPYKAGFGPFPNEIFHAPYPNAFHGISTQDSLQALEDLFACDIEPSRVAAIIFEPVQGEGGFYQAPKDFAEAVRALCDKHGILLIADEIQTGFARTGKMFATEHIGIEPDMMTMAKGIAGGFPISAVVGKAHVMDSALPGGLGGTYAGSPLGCIAGLEVLKIIEEEQLCAKAQGIGEVVNARMTALQKQVPAIGEIRTIGAMMAIEFTDPQTQQPLQDVTKAVIAKAQENGLILLSCGVKANVIRLLPPLTIESEVLAEGLDKLEAIILDVAK
- the manA gene encoding mannose-6-phosphate isomerase, class I, encoding MTQQYFLPMSNVIQDYPWGSETSISTLFGIENPEHKPQAELWMGAHPNGCSHVFIDNHLVRLDQWVAGDPESILSPSVQQQFGELPYLFKVLAAENALSIQVHPSKEQAEKGYLLEQQNGLALNAGSRNYKDPNHKPELVYALTRYQAMNGFRPHEEILKYFNTLDILELSELVAKYNSEPNPKGLEQFFVGLLKLEGEIKCRAIDALLSFASSQQGDETFELITWLAERSPGDIGLFAPLILHVLTLEPGQAMYLDACTPHAYCKGTGLEIMANSDNVLRAGLTPKHIDVAELAACTVFEPKRREALLSTPHRENGAEHYLVPVKDFKFSVYANQHQRELSVETPEILFALDEPVHLTHENGEVAVLECGHSMFIPAFTKHYSVSCQGKFARAYC
- a CDS encoding PLP-dependent transferase, which translates into the protein MNTSTQLSPLRKTTKHEQAEALAIEQAQHFGIDPNSEYGMSLVELATTLYKANTKTHDLWAITVEGLSDLDKSDRIAWFNTKRFLSFQIAKILDNLQNPMRATYQSIATNNGNFASKGAYPIFDNVAAIFSASPVITRTATYLFACTEWIEDAFNGKEPLHDIYSRLLNPTSIALANHMVDLEAGGRANQYLAWNFNSGMAAIDGLLSHLLGYEDIVLASRNIYGGSYQLLEDWFAKPSNLNVAVEWVDGYSGDDFAKRLDEVTEKYADRIANGKRIYVYLESPCNPHGYVLDVAAISHASHTRGWDVIVDSTVGTPMLHPVLKRDDVMERPDYVIHSYTKELAGSGTTTAGVVIGRNETMFIPKGESVPFTKPNGDEVTIEWNNSLFWNVYYIKGAFLDADKAFEVLNGMKTYEMRVVQKTINTLTLAKIFDAHPDINVSCPALPDSDNYQHCQKNMYLGLPAALFTIDMEGNGNRAPINREVFKQFFDMLEPAIGMQVSLGQTNTVALCPALTTHSELSDSALSEAGIKPTTMRLSIGLEDPRMFIAHIIEAASLSIDNKHPEFSQSFPSAEQIDDIYLQTYTQVHDKIIRNQPSFNTLRR